The Saprospiraceae bacterium genome includes a window with the following:
- a CDS encoding four helix bundle protein — protein sequence MDKENAILDLSFEFAMEIIKFTENLESIKKYNLSNQLFRSGTSG from the coding sequence ATGGATAAGGAAAATGCAATATTGGATTTGAGTTTTGAGTTTGCTATGGAGATTATCAAGTTTACTGAAAATCTTGAGTCTATAAAGAAATATAACTTGTCAAATCAATTGTTTCGCTCTGGGACATCTGGCTAA
- a CDS encoding DUF433 domain-containing protein, with protein sequence MENILDRITINDKICNGKPTIRGKRITVQTILEFLQAGESKEEILRQFPTLELQDLDACLKFAIDLMNRRYVIKANV encoded by the coding sequence ATGGAAAACATATTAGATAGAATCACGATCAATGATAAAATTTGTAATGGTAAACCTACTATTAGAGGTAAACGCATCACAGTGCAAACGATATTAGAGTTTTTGCAAGCTGGTGAATCAAAAGAGGAAATATTACGCCAATTCCCAACTCTAGAATTACAAGATTTAGATGCATGTTTAAAATTTGCAATTGATCTTATGAATCGACGGTATGTGATTAAAGCTAATGTATGA
- a CDS encoding DUF5615 family PIN-like protein, protein MKKFFIDANLPYYFSIWNSEEYIHVIDINDEWEDDRIWEYAKKNSLTIVTKDSDFSERIILNIPPPRVIHIKFGNVKMKQFYLLIVSRWDEICKLSIDYKLVNVFHDRIEGID, encoded by the coding sequence ATGAAGAAATTTTTCATTGATGCAAATTTACCTTATTACTTTTCTATTTGGAATAGTGAGGAATACATTCATGTTATTGACATCAATGACGAATGGGAAGATGATAGAATTTGGGAATATGCAAAGAAAAATTCTTTGACTATTGTAACAAAAGATAGTGATTTTTCTGAAAGAATAATATTAAACATTCCGCCACCACGAGTTATTCATATTAAATTTGGAAACGTAAAAATGAAACAATTTTATCTATTGATTGTAAGTCGATGGGATGAAATTTGTAAGCTTAGTATAGATTACAAACTAGTTAATGTTTTTCATGATAGAATTGAAGGAATAGATTAA
- a CDS encoding ATP-binding protein: protein MQQRLYPLGQQDFQGIINEGRVYVDKTMHAHRLITTNKYYFLSRPRRFGKSLFVSMLETIFLGKQELFKGMYIYDKWSFEVYPIISFSFNTLAYENNQLNESIKKRLHYIAAYYDIELKTEKTKEKFEELIKELQNKYNKNVVILIDEYDKPLIDYLDKDNLHKALENRDILKSFYSVLKDADPYLKLVFITGVSKFSKVSIFSDLNNLTDLSLATAYNEICGISQKELEENFNDELEMYDREKIRSWYNGYKWDVGGATVYNPFSLLSFFVNHGKYQNFWYTTGTPTFLMKMCREQHLYKFEEISINQDDLGNFDIENLKIIPILFQTGYLTIKSENPILRNYKLTFPNQEVRESYLRNLADQYIGSNSYSSSNILESLLESLINQDAELLKMSINQAFAQIPYDLWQRENEQYYHAIVHLLFSLLNVYIFSEVHTQQGRADAIVIYEDQIYCMEFKLDQSAQDAIDQIKSRGYTERFRDTGKPMHHTGINFSSTQRKVDDIIWEHDSGLIG from the coding sequence ATGCAACAACGACTTTATCCACTCGGTCAACAAGATTTTCAAGGTATTATAAATGAGGGTAGGGTGTATGTAGACAAGACCATGCATGCCCATAGACTTATCACGACCAATAAATATTATTTTCTGTCTCGTCCACGAAGATTTGGCAAATCTTTATTTGTCAGCATGTTGGAGACTATATTTTTAGGTAAGCAGGAGTTGTTCAAAGGTATGTATATTTATGACAAATGGTCATTTGAGGTATATCCTATTATAAGTTTTTCTTTTAATACTTTAGCTTACGAAAACAATCAATTGAATGAATCAATCAAAAAGAGGTTGCACTACATAGCGGCATATTATGATATCGAGCTTAAGACAGAGAAGACAAAAGAAAAGTTTGAAGAGCTCATCAAAGAGCTCCAAAATAAATACAATAAAAACGTCGTCATCCTTATAGACGAATATGACAAACCATTGATAGACTACCTGGATAAAGATAATCTGCACAAAGCACTGGAGAACAGAGACATCCTGAAGAGTTTTTATAGTGTACTGAAAGATGCAGACCCATATCTCAAGTTGGTGTTTATCACAGGCGTGAGTAAGTTTAGCAAAGTGAGCATTTTTTCAGATTTAAACAATCTGACAGACTTATCTTTGGCCACTGCATACAATGAAATCTGTGGGATAAGCCAAAAGGAATTAGAAGAAAACTTTAATGATGAACTTGAAATGTACGACAGGGAAAAGATCAGATCTTGGTACAACGGATACAAATGGGATGTGGGCGGTGCTACGGTTTATAACCCATTTTCTTTACTTAGTTTTTTTGTAAATCATGGTAAATATCAAAATTTTTGGTACACTACCGGCACACCTACCTTCCTGATGAAGATGTGTCGGGAGCAACATCTGTACAAATTTGAGGAGATAAGCATCAACCAAGACGATCTTGGTAATTTTGATATAGAAAATCTAAAAATCATACCCATCTTGTTTCAAACGGGTTACTTAACCATCAAAAGCGAAAATCCAATTTTAAGAAACTACAAATTGACTTTTCCCAATCAAGAAGTGAGAGAATCATATCTGAGAAACCTTGCTGATCAATACATTGGTTCCAATAGTTATTCATCCAGCAATATTTTGGAATCACTTTTAGAGTCTTTGATTAATCAGGATGCTGAATTGCTAAAGATGAGTATCAATCAGGCCTTTGCCCAGATACCTTATGATCTATGGCAGCGAGAAAACGAACAATATTATCATGCCATCGTACATCTGTTATTTTCTCTGTTGAATGTCTATATCTTTAGCGAAGTACATACCCAACAGGGTAGGGCAGATGCCATAGTGATCTACGAAGATCAAATCTACTGCATGGAGTTCAAACTCGATCAGTCAGCACAAGATGCGATAGACCAAATCAAAAGCAGAGGCTACACAGAAAGGTTTAGAGACACTGGCAAACCAATGCATCACACCGGCATCAACTTCAGTAGTACACAAAGAAAGGTGGATGACATCATCTGGGAGCATGACTCTGGTCTGATAGGATGA
- a CDS encoding M50 family metallopeptidase, protein MKHIIKIFKVLFAISIGIGIFFLGTKLGSLDVLKEKLSSLDILKENNYSLIHLIILLFISAFVSLAVHELGHLIVATYHGFRFEMFVIGFLEIKRIDGKIKVGLNKNIGLFGGATASSPVDSDPENGVKMAHIAIAGPVVSFGFGVACFVASYMMSGLWGAGFFMAGLFSIAYFLATTLPDKTGMYYTDRKKYERLTIPGPAQNEEIASLHLLGNFNKDLSYKNVNIQDIQTLIHSDEMITKYYGYLNLICYELEMYKKNEHLTVKNYEDLSKSMDKSTVIVFEKIIQEWKKKLLI, encoded by the coding sequence ATGAAACATATTATAAAAATATTTAAAGTATTATTTGCTATATCAATTGGTATCGGCATTTTTTTTCTTGGTACAAAGCTGGGAAGCTTAGATGTCCTTAAAGAAAAATTAAGCAGTTTAGACATTCTTAAAGAAAATAATTATTCACTGATTCACTTAATCATTCTGTTATTTATCAGTGCTTTTGTTTCTCTTGCTGTTCATGAATTAGGGCATTTAATAGTGGCTACCTATCATGGATTTAGGTTTGAGATGTTTGTCATTGGTTTTCTTGAGATTAAGCGGATAGATGGGAAAATAAAAGTGGGTTTAAATAAAAATATAGGACTTTTCGGTGGAGCAACTGCGTCGTCACCAGTCGATTCAGATCCTGAAAATGGAGTAAAAATGGCACATATAGCTATAGCCGGACCTGTTGTTTCATTTGGTTTTGGCGTTGCTTGTTTTGTCGCTTCATACATGATGAGTGGATTATGGGGCGCGGGATTTTTTATGGCAGGATTGTTTTCAATTGCTTACTTTTTAGCCACAACCTTGCCGGATAAGACCGGAATGTACTACACAGATAGGAAGAAATATGAAAGACTCACTATACCCGGACCTGCACAAAATGAAGAGATAGCATCTCTCCATCTTTTGGGAAATTTTAATAAAGACCTTTCTTACAAAAATGTGAATATCCAGGACATACAGACATTAATACACTCTGATGAAATGATTACAAAATATTATGGCTACCTGAATCTGATTTGTTACGAATTGGAAATGTATAAAAAAAATGAACATCTGACAGTTAAAAATTATGAAGATCTTTCAAAATCTATGGATAAATCCACAGTCATAGTGTTCGAAAAAATTATTCAGGAATGGAAGAAGAAGTTGCTTATATAG
- a CDS encoding TonB-dependent receptor family protein, whose product MFKASLLKIILGLITCLLVFQNVQGQSIRTLKGYVRGNDQALVGASISVKNNKNNDLIKGDFSEQNGSFEMMFSSSDTIVMAVSYLGYEDVSKEIVFGNNSHYDIGEIILEISSVKVNEITVSASKTFAIQKIDRVVINPEALISNAGITGLELMERSPGVSVDMNGNISIRGKSGVMVFIDDKPSYLTGADLANYLRSIPSSSIASIEIMTNPPAKYDAAGNAGVINIRLKKNVATGWNGGVNLSFGQGRHSRSNNSANLNYRVGKFNFFSNVSANYNKSYQDLTIERNYFDGEKKATSSFIQKTLITPIGKNANAKIGLDFYVNDKLTLGFSTGGLLTDSERNLTNAATVTDGKQNVTSYVDADNPTSIQFNNYFINGNAGIKFKDKSELTLNLDYIEYDNKIDQVLTNKILNPQKMLQSVSILASDLPTDLKIKSIKLDYLKTLKNGRAEAGLKSSIVSADNKAQFYDVVSGQRRINNEFSNQFLYDENINAAYINYSADFSKISFQLGLRAENTNIDGNQLGNEVVKDSSFKNSYTSLFPTFFLQYRMDSLSNHVFGLSLGRRVDRPAYKDLNPFSYPMDRFTYYGGNPFLVPTFAYNVDMTYTYKNFLTTTLTYSRADDVIFETNEQRGTIYYSRPGNFAKQIAFGISINGSQKLTKWWTLQLYAARLKNEFVSQVYTEFLDDSRWYTVISPVNQFIINKRWSAELAGNYQSTVLMGQFIIQPIYSVRAGLSTKILKEKGSLKFNVSDIFYTNQIEGDIRNIANANANWFSYLDSRVATLSFSWRFSKGQTVRLRQTGGTEAEQKRVKS is encoded by the coding sequence ATGTTTAAAGCATCATTACTGAAAATTATTTTAGGTTTAATCACTTGTTTATTGGTTTTCCAAAATGTCCAAGGGCAAAGCATCCGCACACTCAAGGGATACGTAAGAGGAAATGATCAGGCATTGGTTGGGGCCAGTATTTCCGTGAAAAATAATAAAAATAATGACCTCATCAAAGGTGATTTTTCTGAACAAAATGGTAGCTTTGAGATGATGTTTTCATCATCTGATACCATTGTGATGGCAGTAAGTTATCTGGGATATGAAGACGTCTCGAAAGAAATAGTTTTTGGAAATAATTCTCATTATGACATAGGAGAGATCATCCTTGAGATATCTTCCGTAAAAGTGAATGAAATCACGGTTAGTGCATCAAAAACATTTGCAATACAAAAAATAGACCGTGTAGTAATAAACCCTGAGGCGTTGATCAGCAATGCTGGTATCACAGGACTGGAGCTCATGGAGAGGTCTCCCGGAGTGTCAGTGGATATGAACGGAAATATTTCAATTCGTGGCAAAAGCGGTGTTATGGTGTTTATAGATGATAAGCCAAGCTACCTTACCGGTGCAGATTTGGCCAATTATCTGAGGTCAATTCCCTCTTCATCCATAGCAAGTATTGAAATTATGACCAATCCTCCAGCCAAATATGATGCCGCAGGAAATGCAGGAGTCATCAATATACGTCTCAAGAAAAATGTAGCTACTGGGTGGAATGGTGGTGTAAATCTATCTTTTGGGCAAGGCCGTCATTCCCGTTCCAATAACAGCGCAAATCTCAACTACAGAGTAGGTAAGTTCAATTTTTTTAGCAATGTGAGTGCCAACTACAATAAGTCCTATCAGGATCTGACTATTGAACGCAATTATTTTGATGGCGAGAAGAAAGCAACGTCTTCATTTATCCAAAAGACTTTGATTACTCCGATTGGGAAGAATGCTAATGCAAAAATTGGCCTGGATTTTTATGTCAATGATAAATTGACTTTGGGATTTTCAACTGGTGGACTTCTCACAGATTCTGAAAGAAATCTAACCAATGCTGCCACAGTCACTGATGGTAAACAAAACGTGACTTCATATGTAGATGCTGACAATCCTACCAGTATCCAATTCAATAATTATTTTATCAATGGAAATGCAGGTATAAAATTCAAAGATAAATCAGAATTGACTTTAAATCTCGATTATATAGAGTATGACAACAAGATTGATCAAGTCCTGACCAATAAGATATTGAACCCGCAAAAAATGCTTCAATCCGTTTCGATATTGGCATCTGACTTACCTACCGACCTGAAAATTAAGAGTATAAAATTAGATTACCTTAAAACTTTAAAAAATGGAAGAGCTGAAGCCGGATTGAAATCGAGTATTGTTTCTGCTGATAATAAAGCTCAATTTTATGATGTTGTGAGTGGTCAGCGAAGGATCAATAACGAGTTTTCAAATCAATTTTTATATGATGAAAATATCAATGCAGCATATATCAATTATTCAGCAGATTTTAGTAAGATTTCTTTTCAGTTGGGATTAAGGGCCGAAAATACCAATATTGATGGTAATCAATTGGGCAATGAAGTAGTAAAGGACTCTAGTTTTAAAAATAGTTATACCAGCCTGTTTCCAACTTTTTTTCTGCAATACAGGATGGACTCCCTGAGTAATCATGTCTTTGGTTTGTCTCTCGGAAGGAGAGTGGATCGGCCTGCTTATAAAGATTTAAATCCATTTTCATACCCTATGGACAGATTTACCTATTATGGTGGCAATCCTTTTTTAGTGCCTACCTTTGCTTACAATGTAGATATGACATACACTTACAAGAATTTTTTAACAACTACCCTGACATACAGCAGAGCCGATGATGTCATCTTTGAGACCAATGAACAACGTGGCACCATTTATTACAGCAGACCCGGGAACTTCGCCAAACAAATCGCTTTTGGTATTTCTATAAATGGAAGTCAAAAACTTACCAAATGGTGGACGCTGCAGTTGTATGCTGCCCGACTTAAAAATGAATTTGTCAGCCAGGTCTATACAGAATTTCTGGATGATTCCAGGTGGTATACAGTCATAAGCCCTGTCAATCAATTTATCATCAACAAGAGATGGAGTGCTGAGTTGGCAGGAAACTATCAATCTACCGTGTTGATGGGACAGTTTATCATCCAGCCTATTTATAGTGTCAGAGCTGGACTATCCACCAAAATTCTTAAAGAAAAGGGAAGCCTTAAATTCAATGTGAGCGATATATTTTATACCAATCAGATCGAAGGTGACATCAGAAATATTGCCAATGCCAACGCCAACTGGTTTAGCTATCTTGATAGTCGGGTCGCTACTTTGTCCTTTTCATGGAGGTTTTCCAAAGGACAGACTGTGCGATTGAGACAGACCGGCGGCACAGAAGCAGAACAGAAAAGGGTGAAGAGTTGA
- a CDS encoding PepSY domain-containing protein: protein MTKFQFQKQARKWHRYLGLILGIQFLFWTIGGLYFSWTSIETIRGEDIKNEKPSLIIPTGGRSLSTLTDSLQSVKQGLMIDQIQLVDILGEAHYQVHIKKPELKVLLFNAHSLAPRKEINEKEAIELAQKSLKNPSKLLKTEYLTTTHGHHEYREKPLPAYAITFDKPNNTTVYVSPNLGSVQSFRNDKWRIFDFLWMMHTMDYQERDDFNNWLLRLFSIFGLVTLLSGFTLFFLTTKFQTKK, encoded by the coding sequence ATGACCAAATTTCAATTTCAAAAACAAGCCAGAAAATGGCATCGGTATCTTGGCCTGATCCTAGGAATTCAATTCCTGTTCTGGACCATAGGTGGATTGTATTTCAGCTGGACAAGTATCGAGACCATTCGGGGAGAAGACATCAAAAATGAAAAGCCTTCATTGATTATCCCAACAGGTGGTCGTAGCTTGTCAACACTGACAGATAGTCTTCAGTCTGTCAAACAGGGATTAATGATAGATCAAATTCAACTTGTTGACATCCTGGGCGAAGCCCATTATCAGGTGCATATTAAAAAACCTGAACTCAAGGTATTGCTTTTTAATGCCCATTCATTAGCTCCGCGCAAGGAAATCAATGAAAAAGAAGCCATTGAACTGGCGCAAAAAAGTTTAAAAAACCCTTCCAAACTTTTGAAAACCGAATATCTTACAACTACACACGGACACCATGAATATCGTGAAAAACCACTTCCTGCTTACGCAATTACCTTTGATAAACCCAATAATACAACCGTTTACGTATCTCCAAATTTGGGTTCAGTACAGTCATTTAGAAACGATAAATGGCGAATCTTTGACTTCTTATGGATGATGCATACTATGGATTATCAGGAACGCGATGACTTTAACAATTGGCTTTTAAGACTTTTTTCCATATTCGGACTTGTGACATTGCTCTCAGGTTTTACACTTTTTTTCTTAACAACTAAATTTCAGACGAAAAAATGA
- a CDS encoding DJ-1/PfpI family protein, translating to MKNIISLLLVSVFIFSCSDKKDDKNPLPKIEELSAQDSLLKTQLPDSITNEDHSMIMDLILGKPKTQIKSIGILVYEGVNDLDFMGPKYVLSQTGVRAQLIGIRPGPFKTVMGTQIIPDVVMDSVHQLDILVIPGGFKGTIEAAYDTKILDWIKKIDQNSIYTSSVCTGGWILGATGLLKGKKASTNWYREEEFLKKYGAIQGDDRYTKDGKYWTSAGVTAGMDMAIAIIQDNWGEKYAQGVMLDMEYDPAPPIQGGTPEKTGWLVRWMMKAMYDAGVNPIVDSLEQVKKAKK from the coding sequence ATGAAAAACATCATTTCTTTATTATTAGTAAGTGTTTTTATCTTTTCATGTAGCGACAAAAAAGATGACAAAAATCCTTTACCAAAGATAGAAGAACTATCAGCCCAGGATTCACTATTGAAAACACAACTGCCCGATTCGATCACAAACGAAGACCACTCCATGATTATGGATTTGATATTGGGAAAACCAAAAACCCAAATAAAATCCATCGGTATTCTGGTCTATGAGGGAGTCAATGATCTTGATTTTATGGGACCCAAATATGTGCTTAGTCAGACAGGTGTAAGGGCACAGCTGATAGGTATTAGGCCAGGGCCATTTAAAACGGTGATGGGTACTCAGATCATTCCTGATGTTGTGATGGATTCAGTACATCAATTGGATATTTTGGTTATACCAGGAGGTTTCAAAGGAACCATCGAAGCTGCTTACGACACCAAAATATTGGATTGGATCAAAAAAATAGACCAAAACTCTATATACACATCTTCCGTGTGTACCGGTGGATGGATTCTCGGGGCAACAGGACTTTTGAAAGGGAAAAAAGCATCGACCAATTGGTATCGAGAAGAAGAATTTTTGAAAAAATATGGTGCCATTCAGGGAGATGACCGTTACACAAAAGATGGCAAATACTGGACAAGTGCAGGTGTGACAGCAGGAATGGATATGGCCATAGCTATCATCCAAGACAATTGGGGCGAAAAGTATGCTCAAGGAGTTATGCTCGACATGGAGTACGATCCCGCCCCACCTATACAAGGAGGCACACCCGAAAAAACAGGTTGGCTCGTGCGGTGGATGATGAAAGCCATGTATGATGCCGGTGTCAATCCTATTGTTGACAGTCTTGAACAAGTTAAAAAAGCCAAAAAGTAA
- a CDS encoding GTP-binding protein codes for MISANTTQKKLPVTVLSGFLGAGKTTLLNHILHNKEGLKVAVIVNDMSEVNVDARLVENENTLSRTEEKLVEMSNGCICCTLREDLMVEVEKLANEGRFDYLLIESTGISEPVPVAQTFSFVSEDGNIDLSKFSYIDTMVTVVDCYNFFKDFGTNELLVDRALTDMEGDYRTIVNLLTDQIEFANVIILNKTDLVDAKTVGLLKASIHKLNPGAKIVSSSFGKIAPKEILHTGLFNFEEAESSAGWQKELEGGAHVPETEEYGISSFVFRNQKAFHPARFWKYLNDSYPSSVIRAKGLFWLASRPDDAINFSQAGGSSRLERAGVWWCSMPYSERIEYPSFVHNKHYIEAKWHKTWGDRMNEIVFIGQDMDKEKMIADLENCLLDDSEISQFENQITFIDPFPQDI; via the coding sequence ATGATATCAGCAAATACGACACAAAAAAAACTGCCTGTAACAGTATTAAGTGGCTTTCTAGGAGCAGGAAAAACAACTTTATTGAATCACATTTTGCATAACAAGGAAGGCTTGAAAGTGGCTGTCATCGTTAATGATATGAGTGAAGTAAATGTTGATGCAAGATTGGTCGAAAATGAAAACACTCTATCACGCACAGAAGAAAAATTGGTGGAAATGAGCAATGGTTGTATCTGTTGTACACTGCGTGAAGATCTCATGGTCGAAGTAGAAAAACTGGCAAACGAAGGCAGATTTGACTATTTACTGATCGAAAGTACCGGTATTAGCGAACCTGTTCCTGTGGCGCAGACCTTTAGTTTTGTGAGTGAAGATGGCAATATCGATCTATCAAAATTCAGTTATATAGATACAATGGTGACGGTAGTGGATTGCTATAATTTTTTTAAGGATTTTGGCACCAATGAATTATTAGTGGACAGAGCACTTACGGATATGGAGGGCGATTACAGGACGATAGTCAATCTGCTAACGGATCAAATAGAATTTGCCAATGTAATTATTTTGAATAAAACCGACTTGGTAGATGCAAAGACTGTCGGTCTTTTAAAAGCATCGATTCATAAACTAAATCCTGGTGCAAAGATCGTGTCATCATCTTTTGGCAAAATAGCCCCAAAAGAAATTTTGCATACCGGACTTTTCAATTTTGAAGAAGCCGAGTCATCAGCCGGATGGCAAAAAGAACTGGAAGGTGGTGCTCACGTACCGGAAACAGAAGAATACGGTATCTCATCCTTTGTATTTCGCAATCAAAAGGCTTTTCACCCTGCAAGATTCTGGAAGTATCTGAATGACAGTTACCCGAGTTCAGTGATCAGGGCAAAAGGATTATTCTGGCTGGCATCACGGCCAGATGATGCTATCAATTTTAGTCAGGCAGGTGGTTCATCACGACTCGAACGTGCGGGTGTTTGGTGGTGCAGCATGCCATATAGCGAGAGAATAGAATATCCTTCATTTGTACATAATAAGCATTATATCGAAGCCAAATGGCACAAGACTTGGGGAGACCGCATGAATGAGATCGTATTTATCGGACAAGATATGGACAAGGAAAAAATGATAGCAGATCTCGAAAATTGTTTGTTAGATGATAGTGAGATATCTCAGTTTGAAAACCAAATAACATTTATAGACCCATTTCCGCAGGATATTTAA
- a CDS encoding helix-turn-helix transcriptional regulator: MSFTQFSHLNSESVPEKLVYHNNTLVFSELKQFYKPIQSEGISIKYVSAGVENYVLNNKKITLKANECFISNQPLDGSVGIESNFNVNGTCLNISYHLIGKIEASLKDCRYFEGEESGGVAILSEEIFEVFTLGNSHLSQKLFSLKQKHQGNKPFGDENNENLFFEFGEAFVLDQKPQLIYLSKLNNAKKETKKDIVKRLLWAKEYLEANYNTDLKVKELAKVATMSDFHFSRMFKQVFGYAPYQYQVKLRMEKARQLLNKRAGLVQDIGLAVGYSDIYTFSKAFKRYFGLYPSYLFS, from the coding sequence ATGTCTTTTACCCAGTTCAGTCATTTAAACAGTGAATCTGTACCGGAAAAATTAGTGTATCATAATAATACACTGGTGTTTTCAGAGCTAAAGCAATTTTATAAACCTATCCAATCCGAAGGTATTAGTATAAAATATGTTTCTGCTGGTGTTGAGAATTATGTGCTGAACAATAAAAAAATCACTTTGAAAGCCAATGAATGTTTTATTTCCAATCAACCATTAGATGGAAGTGTTGGCATTGAGAGTAATTTTAATGTTAATGGTACTTGCCTTAATATTTCATACCATCTCATTGGTAAAATTGAAGCATCCTTGAAAGATTGCAGATATTTTGAAGGAGAAGAATCCGGAGGAGTTGCCATTTTATCGGAAGAGATATTTGAAGTTTTTACCTTAGGAAATAGTCATTTGAGTCAGAAATTATTTTCTTTAAAGCAAAAACATCAAGGCAATAAGCCATTTGGTGATGAAAATAATGAAAACTTGTTTTTCGAATTTGGAGAAGCTTTTGTTCTTGACCAAAAACCACAATTAATATACCTAAGTAAGCTAAACAATGCAAAAAAAGAAACAAAAAAAGATATTGTAAAAAGACTACTTTGGGCAAAAGAATACTTGGAAGCTAACTATAATACAGATTTAAAAGTCAAGGAGTTAGCTAAAGTGGCTACCATGTCTGATTTTCATTTTTCGCGTATGTTTAAACAGGTATTTGGTTATGCCCCTTATCAATATCAGGTGAAACTCAGAATGGAAAAAGCCAGACAACTGTTAAATAAAAGGGCTGGTTTGGTTCAGGATATTGGTCTTGCTGTGGGATATTCAGATATTTATACTTTTAGCAAGGCATTTAAGAGGTATTTTGGTTTGTATCCTTCATATCTATTTTCATAA